A single Augochlora pura isolate Apur16 chromosome 2, APUR_v2.2.1, whole genome shotgun sequence DNA region contains:
- the LOC144478558 gene encoding uncharacterized protein LOC144478558 — protein sequence MNTLEGMLTGIKNYNDNYKIKYGMQDYQHSSVSRKSTDCNEVADISSVDCMRPECIKILKEIKECTKTLEEQLAIMNKNMKTKKCRQQKDIVTQEPEKENISIQEPSIKDFKFVNCTYADLKLNELPVKIFQQSNKEMRKLENVHGETKCCNERGRIYSTNKMFHRSGNKNKSNTDQSHTLKTIESTNYTNDCSSFKDLIVSTSDDKSLSSEKMYLCPFPDQTSIFSNRNLLRKKEKRTKLNGLISQPLKREERAVSLGNIERSQERCNCSEKTITMLFLTRGVNNSYLKSRYKRMELKNFKPKCLINELNSKSDEILKKRRMQVPTVFKQLKSSKCKIEKCLESTENTKNVCCHIRSRSNSEISNLWTTVCTQSSNLYITSATSVSRVSFVRNSDNYAKERTDKSGTCVLS from the coding sequence ATGAACACACTCGAAGGAATGTTAACGGGAATAAAAAACTATAatgataattacaaaataaagtaTGGCATGCAAGATTATCAGCATAGTAGCGTAAGTCGTAAAAGTACTGATTGCAATGAAGTAGCAGACATAAGTTCGGTGGATTGTATGAGACCagaatgcataaaaatacTGAAGGAGATCAAGGAGTGTACAAAGACATTGGAAGAACAGCTGGCAATTatgaacaaaaatatgaaaaccaAAAAATGTAGACAGCAAAAAGATATAGTTACACAAGAACCAGagaaggaaaatatttccatacaAGAGCCTAGCATCAAAGATTTCAAATTTGTTAACTGTACTTATGCGGATTTAAAACTAAATGAATTGCCAGtcaaaatttttcaacaaagtaataaagaaatgagAAAGCTAGAAAATGTCCATGGAGAAACTAAATGTTGCAATGAACGAGGGAGAATTTATAGTACTAACAAAATGTTTCACAGATCtggaaacaaaaataagtCCAACACAGACCAGTCGCATACCTTAAAAACAATAGAAAGTACGAATTACACCAATGATTGTTCAAGTTTCAAAGACCTAATAGTCTCCACAAGCGACGACAAAAGTTTATCAAGCGAAAAAATGTATCTCTGTCCTTTTCCTGATCAGACAAGTATcttttcgaatagaaatttgctaagaaaaaaggaaaaaagaaccAAATTAAATGGATTAATTAGCCAACCTCTAAAAAGAGAAGAGCGTGCCGTTAGTTTAGGAAACATAGAACGGTCACAGGAACGTTGCAATTGTTCAGAGAAAACTATTACAATGCTATTTTTAACAAGAGGGGTGAACAACTCGTATTTAAAATCCAGGTACAAGAGaatggaattgaaaaattttaaacctAAATGCTTAATAAATGAACTGAATAGTAAAAGCGATGAGATATTAAAGAAGCGCAGAATGCAAGTGCCTACAGTGttcaaacaattgaaatcTTCAAAGTGTAAGATTGAAAAGTGTTTAGAATCGACAGAGAATACTAAAAATGTTTGCTGTCATATTAGAAGTCGGTCAAATTCCGAAATATCCAATTTGTGGACGACTGTTTGCACACAGTCGTCTAATTTATACATCACATCTGCCACTTCAGTTTCTCGCGTTAGTTTTGTAAGGAATTCAGATAATTATGCTAAAGAGAGAACAGATAAATCTGGCACATGTGTATTGAGTTAA